A part of Melittangium boletus DSM 14713 genomic DNA contains:
- a CDS encoding SCO family protein: MYTPFSCMNPRAALAALVLALGAGSPASALPGGGRTPQSIIDAQSDTPPQVKGVDVQEHLGELVALEAQFTDSSGTPVVLKDVLPRTRPVLLTLVYYNCPLLCNLVINEQIRTMRELGLELGKDYEAVTVSIDPQDTPAQSLERRRKHLQSMGLPETAPWHFLTGTESNIQRLADSVGFKFAYDATSKQYVHPAVVHVLTPEGSMSRYLYGTSFRPQDMKLALVEAAGGRVGTSFDRIVLTCFKYDTATRRYGFYIFGFLRIGALMIFGALASMLAYYWRRELKKGAAA; the protein is encoded by the coding sequence ATGTACACCCCCTTCTCTTGCATGAATCCGCGCGCCGCGTTGGCGGCGCTGGTCCTGGCGCTTGGCGCCGGGTCGCCGGCGTCCGCGCTTCCTGGCGGCGGACGCACCCCGCAGAGCATCATCGATGCCCAGTCCGACACCCCTCCGCAGGTCAAGGGCGTGGACGTGCAGGAGCACCTCGGTGAGCTGGTCGCCCTGGAGGCCCAGTTCACCGATTCCTCGGGCACGCCGGTGGTGCTCAAGGACGTGCTGCCGCGGACCCGGCCGGTGCTGCTCACGCTCGTGTATTACAACTGCCCCCTGCTCTGTAACCTCGTCATCAACGAGCAGATCCGCACCATGCGCGAGCTGGGGCTCGAGCTTGGCAAGGACTACGAGGCGGTGACGGTGAGCATCGACCCGCAGGACACGCCCGCGCAGAGTCTCGAGCGGCGCCGCAAGCACCTGCAGTCCATGGGTCTGCCCGAAACGGCCCCGTGGCACTTCCTCACGGGCACCGAGTCCAACATCCAGCGGCTGGCGGACTCGGTGGGCTTCAAGTTCGCCTATGACGCGACGAGCAAGCAGTACGTCCACCCGGCGGTGGTGCATGTCCTCACGCCGGAAGGCTCCATGTCCCGCTACCTGTACGGCACGTCCTTCAGGCCCCAGGACATGAAGCTCGCCTTGGTGGAAGCGGCGGGCGGCCGGGTGGGTACCAGTTTTGATCGTATCGTCCTGACCTGCTTCAAGTATGACACCGCCACTCGGCGGTACGGCTTCTACATCTTTGGATTCCTCCGGATTGGCGCGCTCATGATCTTCGGCGCGCTCGCGAGCATGCTCGCGTACTACTGGAGGCGTGAGCTGAAGAAAGGCGCAGCAGCATGA
- a CDS encoding cbb3-type cytochrome c oxidase subunit I, with protein sequence MSPSSSAEAVPGAVPAPDEHHEHHPSYLVDGTTVKSWLLTLDHKRIGVMYLIWVLLFFLIGGTYALVVRLELLTPGPTIIDAMTYNRAFTMHGVVMIFLFMIPAIPGAFGNFMLPLMLGAKDVAFPRLNLLSLYLLLIGAVIAIWGMINGGMDTGWTFYTPYSTHTTTTVAPILFGAFIIGFSSIATGLNFIVTTHTMRAPGITWFKMPLFVWAMYATACIQVLATPVLGLVLLLVVGEQLFHFGIFDPARGGDPVLFQHLFWFYSHPAVYIMVLPSFGVMSEIVAAFSRKNIFGYRAVAFSSLGIAFVGFFAWGHHMFVSGQSTFNAGVFAVLTMLVGVFTAIKVFNWVGTVYKGAVDFKTPFAYFCGFLYFTVFGGMTGVAFATASLDVPWHDTYFVVAHFHFIMVGATIMAFMAAIHYWFPKMFGKMYHEGWGLVSAALIILGFNATFIPQFLLGNAGMPRRYYEYPERFQTLNVASTAGASLLALGFIVSAIYLVYALVYGEKAAANPWNSKGYEWLTESPPPTHNFVGPQPIYTEEPHFYVDPQKAEEPHAV encoded by the coding sequence ATGAGCCCATCCAGTAGCGCTGAAGCCGTGCCGGGCGCCGTGCCCGCGCCGGATGAGCACCACGAACACCATCCGAGCTACCTGGTCGATGGCACCACGGTGAAGTCGTGGCTGCTGACGCTCGACCACAAGCGCATCGGCGTGATGTACCTCATCTGGGTCCTGCTCTTCTTCCTCATCGGCGGCACGTACGCGCTGGTGGTCCGCCTGGAGCTGCTCACGCCGGGTCCGACCATCATCGACGCGATGACGTACAACCGCGCCTTCACCATGCATGGCGTGGTGATGATCTTCCTGTTCATGATCCCCGCCATCCCCGGCGCCTTCGGCAACTTCATGCTGCCGCTGATGCTGGGAGCCAAGGACGTGGCCTTCCCGCGGCTCAACCTGCTGTCGCTCTACCTGCTGCTCATCGGCGCGGTCATCGCCATCTGGGGAATGATCAACGGCGGCATGGACACGGGCTGGACGTTCTACACGCCCTACAGCACGCACACGACGACGACGGTGGCGCCCATCCTCTTTGGCGCGTTCATCATCGGCTTCAGCTCCATCGCCACGGGCCTCAACTTCATCGTCACCACGCACACCATGCGGGCGCCGGGCATCACCTGGTTCAAGATGCCCCTGTTCGTGTGGGCCATGTACGCCACGGCGTGCATCCAGGTGCTGGCCACGCCGGTGCTCGGCCTCGTGCTGCTGCTGGTGGTGGGTGAGCAGCTCTTCCACTTCGGCATCTTCGATCCGGCGCGCGGTGGAGATCCGGTGCTCTTCCAGCACCTGTTCTGGTTCTACTCGCACCCCGCCGTGTACATCATGGTGCTGCCGTCCTTCGGCGTGATGAGCGAGATCGTCGCCGCGTTCAGCCGCAAGAACATCTTCGGCTACCGCGCCGTGGCGTTCTCCTCGCTGGGCATCGCGTTCGTGGGCTTCTTCGCCTGGGGCCACCACATGTTCGTGTCCGGCCAGTCCACGTTCAACGCGGGCGTGTTCGCGGTGCTCACCATGCTGGTGGGCGTGTTCACCGCCATCAAGGTCTTCAACTGGGTAGGCACCGTCTACAAGGGCGCGGTCGACTTCAAGACGCCCTTCGCCTACTTCTGCGGCTTCCTCTACTTCACCGTGTTCGGCGGCATGACGGGCGTGGCCTTCGCCACGGCGTCCCTGGACGTGCCCTGGCACGACACCTACTTCGTGGTGGCGCACTTCCACTTCATCATGGTGGGCGCGACGATCATGGCCTTCATGGCGGCCATCCACTACTGGTTCCCCAAGATGTTCGGGAAGATGTACCACGAGGGGTGGGGCCTGGTGTCCGCGGCGCTCATCATCCTGGGCTTCAACGCCACGTTCATCCCCCAGTTCCTCCTGGGCAACGCGGGCATGCCGCGGCGCTACTACGAGTACCCGGAGCGCTTCCAGACGCTCAACGTGGCCTCCACGGCCGGCGCGTCCCTGCTGGCGCTCGGCTTCATCGTCAGCGCCATCTACCTCGTCTACGCGCTGGTGTACGGCGAGAAGGCGGCGGCCAACCCCTGGAACAGCAAGGGGTATGAGTGGCTGACCGAGTCCCCTCCTCCGACCCACAACTTCGTGGGTCCCCAGCCCATCTACACCGAGGAGCCCCACTTCTACGTGGATCCCCAGAAGGCCGAGGAACCCCATGCAGTCTAA
- the nrfD gene encoding NrfD/PsrC family molybdoenzyme membrane anchor subunit: MAETAATHLPPGVDPLEPRMLVAPHHDDASLNETLLDHVWRKPGKGWFLLFGIALVGLGMFLVAVTMTLARGIGVWGNNQPNGWAFDIVNFVWWVGIGHAGTLISAILLLFQQKWRTSINRFAEAMTIFAVICAGQFPLLHTGRPWFAFWLLPYPSTLGAWPQFRSPLDWDVFAVSTYFTVSLLFWYVGLIPDLAALRDSSPGKIQRVVYGLFSLGWRGSGRHWHNYKIGYLLLAGLSTPLVLSVHTIVSFDFATGLIPGWHATIFPPYFVAGAVFSGFAMVITLIVPARKYLNLRDVITDRHLENMNKVILATGLIVSYGYMMEHFIAWYSGSEYEIWTFYVNRARGPYWQVYWLMIACNVITPNIFWFRKCRTSIPIMWVASIVVNIGMWCERFIIIVTSLTQDFLPSSWDLYSPTWVDWCLYIGTLGLFSTLFLLFLKFVPAVAISEVKELQLELKHAAHHAAHGHDTHGAH, encoded by the coding sequence ATGGCCGAGACAGCCGCCACCCACCTCCCCCCGGGCGTCGATCCGCTCGAGCCGCGGATGCTCGTCGCGCCGCACCACGACGACGCCTCCCTCAACGAGACCCTGCTCGACCACGTCTGGCGCAAGCCGGGCAAGGGCTGGTTCCTGCTGTTCGGAATCGCCCTGGTCGGCCTGGGCATGTTCCTGGTCGCCGTGACGATGACCCTCGCGCGCGGCATCGGCGTGTGGGGCAACAACCAGCCCAACGGCTGGGCGTTCGACATCGTCAACTTCGTGTGGTGGGTCGGTATCGGCCACGCCGGTACGCTCATCTCCGCCATCCTCCTGCTCTTCCAGCAGAAGTGGCGCACGAGCATCAACCGCTTCGCCGAGGCGATGACCATCTTCGCGGTCATCTGCGCGGGCCAGTTCCCCCTGCTGCACACGGGGCGTCCCTGGTTCGCCTTCTGGCTGCTGCCCTACCCGAGCACGCTCGGCGCCTGGCCCCAGTTCCGCTCCCCGCTGGACTGGGACGTGTTCGCCGTGTCCACGTACTTCACCGTGTCGCTGCTCTTCTGGTACGTGGGCCTCATCCCGGACCTGGCCGCGCTGCGTGACTCCTCCCCCGGCAAGATCCAGCGCGTCGTCTACGGCCTGTTCTCGCTCGGCTGGCGCGGCTCGGGCCGCCACTGGCACAACTACAAGATCGGCTACCTGCTGCTCGCGGGTCTCTCCACGCCCCTCGTGCTCAGCGTGCACACGATCGTGTCCTTCGACTTCGCCACGGGCCTCATCCCGGGCTGGCACGCCACCATCTTCCCGCCCTACTTCGTGGCCGGCGCCGTGTTCAGCGGCTTCGCGATGGTGATCACCCTCATCGTGCCCGCCCGCAAGTACCTGAATCTCCGGGACGTCATCACCGACCGCCACCTGGAGAACATGAACAAGGTCATCCTCGCGACGGGCCTCATCGTGTCCTACGGGTACATGATGGAGCACTTCATCGCCTGGTACTCCGGCAGCGAGTACGAGATCTGGACCTTCTACGTGAACCGCGCGCGGGGCCCGTACTGGCAGGTGTACTGGCTGATGATCGCCTGCAACGTCATCACCCCGAACATCTTCTGGTTCCGCAAGTGCCGCACGAGCATCCCCATCATGTGGGTGGCCTCCATCGTCGTGAACATCGGCATGTGGTGCGAGCGCTTCATCATCATCGTGACGTCGCTGACTCAGGACTTCCTGCCCTCCTCGTGGGACCTGTACAGCCCCACCTGGGTGGACTGGTGCCTCTACATCGGCACGCTGGGCCTGTTCAGCACGCTCTTCCTTCTCTTCCTCAAGTTCGTGCCCGCGGTGGCCATCAGCGAGGTGAAGGAGCTGCAGCTCGAGCTCAAGCACGCCGCCCACCACGCCGCGCACGGCCATGACACCCACGGAGCGCACTGA
- a CDS encoding TAT-variant-translocated molybdopterin oxidoreductase has product MPPLKPTLDGAPMKDTPASFALPVVSDAAAPAHAHEHGHDIVGEAFDHAAAQSAHTSTTEGAYGKTYWRSLEEKLGQPDDLEESRPEFPEGADLPPTGVARRQFMQLLGASLAMAGATACSTRPVDERMVPYTRTPPELVPGNPLTYASGMTFGGHTSGVLITAREGRPIKVEGNPQHPVNLGAAGVFEQAFLMSLYDPQRARVLRYRKEPRSLRTFGEDLGNTLIRSVQANGGGRVRFLTEPNTSPVFDHLSSRVKERLPNARFQAYTSVGPDAASEGLRAVFGQPAHPLYDFSKADVVVSLDADFLESRPANLAYARAFAKRRDPAEGELNRLYVAEPRYTITGGMADHRLRARSQELIAIAAALASSVGGQAASLGAAASQKAKLNEHHQKWVDAVAADLKAHTGRSVVLAGERQPAAVHALAAAINAALGNAGQTVSYVPHTFTEASDAASLRPLVEELNAGAVDILVITAWNPVYRAPADLGLQDALDPAKNPNRGKLTVIYTSLFEDETSAYADWFIPAAHELESWSDGRSHDGTISIVQPLVQPIFNGVPTTELLALFLGEPYRGSYQILRDFWRVRSAAGEDFETPWETWVSVGIVPNSASAPLASATLNAEGASALVNAYKAPASEGLEVNFVADYKVYDGQFANMSWLQELPDPISKMTWDNAAYLSPTTARELNLQPGDVATLSYGGRTLDVPIWVIPGTADNVVVLPLGYGRTGVFETVAKEVGFNANRVRSINAPWFDGGAKLEKKASTHKFSLTQQHWRTEGRPIALDMSVEQFRAELEKDKRKESSIFARVKGEQVNLMPDVTDTTTSRGEKGHQGYKWAMAIDLARCTGCAACVVACQSENNIPVVGKEQVARSREMQWLRIDRYFSGNELNDPEMIMQPVACVHCEKAPCEYVCPVNATVHSDEGLNDMVYNRCVGTRYCSNNCPYKVRRFNYLHYTADKTPTQKMMMNPDVTVRNRGVMEKCTYCVQRIERVRIKARVEKRSIFEKELQTACQQTCPTEAIVFGTLSDPNSTVSKHHQDERAYKLLKELGTQPRTAHLIRLRNPNPALASAAHSAEHEGGH; this is encoded by the coding sequence ATGCCACCGCTGAAGCCCACGCTCGACGGAGCCCCCATGAAGGACACCCCCGCTTCCTTCGCCCTGCCGGTTGTTTCGGACGCGGCCGCCCCGGCGCATGCCCACGAGCACGGGCATGACATCGTGGGCGAGGCGTTCGACCACGCGGCCGCGCAGAGCGCCCACACCTCGACCACCGAGGGTGCCTACGGCAAGACCTACTGGCGCAGCCTGGAGGAGAAGCTCGGCCAGCCCGACGACCTCGAGGAGAGCCGCCCCGAGTTCCCCGAGGGCGCGGACCTGCCGCCCACGGGCGTCGCCCGCCGCCAGTTCATGCAGCTGCTCGGCGCGTCGCTCGCGATGGCCGGCGCCACCGCCTGCTCCACCCGTCCGGTGGACGAGCGCATGGTGCCCTACACCCGCACGCCGCCGGAGCTGGTCCCGGGCAACCCCCTGACCTACGCCTCGGGCATGACGTTCGGCGGACACACCTCCGGCGTGCTCATCACCGCGCGCGAGGGCCGTCCCATCAAGGTCGAGGGCAACCCGCAGCACCCGGTGAACCTGGGCGCCGCCGGTGTGTTCGAGCAGGCCTTCCTGATGTCCTTGTATGACCCGCAGCGCGCGCGCGTGCTGCGCTACCGCAAGGAGCCCCGCTCGCTGCGCACCTTCGGTGAGGACCTGGGCAACACGCTCATCCGCTCCGTGCAGGCCAACGGTGGCGGCCGGGTGCGCTTCCTCACCGAGCCCAACACCTCGCCGGTGTTCGACCACCTGAGCTCGCGCGTGAAGGAGCGGCTGCCCAACGCCCGCTTCCAGGCCTACACCTCCGTGGGCCCGGACGCGGCCAGCGAGGGTCTGCGCGCGGTGTTCGGCCAGCCGGCCCACCCGCTGTACGACTTCTCCAAGGCGGACGTCGTCGTCTCGCTGGACGCGGACTTCCTCGAGAGCCGCCCGGCGAACCTCGCCTACGCCCGCGCCTTCGCCAAGCGGCGTGACCCGGCCGAGGGCGAGCTCAACCGCCTCTACGTGGCCGAGCCGCGCTACACCATCACCGGTGGCATGGCGGACCACCGCCTGCGCGCGCGCTCCCAGGAGCTCATCGCCATCGCCGCGGCCCTCGCCTCGAGCGTCGGCGGCCAGGCGGCGAGCCTCGGTGCCGCCGCCAGCCAGAAGGCGAAGCTCAACGAGCACCACCAGAAGTGGGTGGACGCCGTCGCCGCCGACCTCAAGGCCCACACGGGCCGCTCCGTGGTGCTCGCCGGTGAGCGGCAGCCCGCCGCGGTGCACGCCCTGGCCGCCGCCATCAACGCGGCGCTCGGCAACGCGGGGCAGACGGTCAGCTACGTGCCCCACACCTTCACCGAGGCCAGCGACGCCGCCAGCCTGCGTCCCCTCGTGGAGGAGCTGAACGCCGGCGCGGTGGACATCCTCGTCATCACCGCCTGGAACCCCGTCTACCGCGCCCCCGCGGACCTGGGCCTCCAGGACGCGCTGGACCCGGCGAAGAACCCCAACCGCGGCAAGCTCACGGTCATCTACACCTCGCTCTTCGAGGACGAGACGAGCGCGTACGCCGACTGGTTCATCCCGGCCGCGCACGAGCTGGAGTCCTGGAGCGATGGCCGCTCGCACGACGGAACCATCTCCATCGTGCAGCCGCTCGTGCAACCCATCTTCAACGGCGTGCCCACCACGGAGCTGCTCGCGCTCTTCCTCGGTGAGCCGTACCGCGGCAGCTACCAGATCCTCCGGGACTTCTGGCGGGTCCGCTCCGCCGCGGGCGAGGACTTCGAGACGCCGTGGGAGACGTGGGTGTCCGTGGGCATCGTGCCCAACAGCGCCTCGGCCCCCCTGGCCTCCGCCACGCTCAACGCCGAGGGCGCCAGCGCCCTGGTGAACGCCTACAAGGCCCCCGCCTCCGAGGGCCTCGAGGTGAACTTCGTCGCCGACTACAAGGTCTACGACGGCCAGTTCGCCAACATGTCCTGGCTGCAGGAGCTGCCGGATCCCATCTCGAAGATGACGTGGGACAACGCGGCCTACCTGAGCCCCACCACCGCCCGGGAGCTGAACCTGCAGCCCGGCGACGTGGCGACGCTCTCCTACGGCGGCCGCACGCTGGACGTCCCCATCTGGGTCATCCCCGGCACGGCGGACAACGTCGTGGTGCTCCCGCTGGGCTACGGCCGCACGGGCGTGTTCGAGACGGTGGCCAAGGAAGTGGGCTTCAACGCCAACCGCGTGCGCAGCATCAACGCGCCCTGGTTCGACGGCGGAGCGAAGCTGGAGAAGAAGGCCAGCACCCACAAGTTCTCGCTCACCCAGCAGCACTGGCGCACCGAGGGCCGTCCCATCGCCCTCGACATGTCGGTGGAGCAGTTCCGCGCCGAGTTGGAGAAGGACAAGCGCAAGGAGAGCTCCATCTTCGCCCGCGTGAAGGGCGAGCAGGTCAACCTGATGCCGGACGTCACGGACACGACGACCAGCCGCGGGGAGAAGGGCCACCAGGGCTACAAGTGGGCCATGGCCATCGACCTGGCGCGCTGCACGGGTTGCGCCGCGTGCGTGGTGGCCTGCCAGTCGGAGAACAACATCCCCGTCGTGGGCAAGGAGCAGGTGGCCCGCAGCCGCGAGATGCAGTGGCTGCGCATCGACCGCTACTTCTCCGGCAACGAGCTGAATGATCCCGAGATGATCATGCAGCCCGTCGCCTGCGTGCACTGCGAGAAGGCGCCGTGCGAGTACGTGTGCCCGGTGAACGCCACCGTCCACTCGGACGAGGGCCTCAACGACATGGTGTACAACCGCTGCGTCGGCACGCGTTACTGCTCGAACAACTGCCCGTACAAGGTCCGCCGCTTCAACTACCTGCACTACACCGCGGACAAGACGCCCACGCAGAAGATGATGATGAACCCGGACGTCACGGTGCGTAACCGCGGCGTCATGGAGAAGTGCACCTACTGCGTGCAGCGCATCGAGCGCGTGCGCATCAAGGCCCGGGTCGAGAAGCGCTCCATCTTCGAGAAGGAGCTGCAGACGGCCTGCCAGCAGACGTGCCCCACCGAGGCCATCGTCTTCGGCACCTTGAGCGACCCGAACTCCACGGTCAGCAAGCACCACCAGGACGAGCGCGCGTACAAGCTGCTCAAGGAACTGGGCACTCAGCCGCGCACCGCCCACCTCATCCGTCTTCGCAACCCCAATCCCGCCCTCGCGTCCGCCGCGCACTCCGCGGAGCACGAAGGAGGCCACTAA
- a CDS encoding cytochrome c oxidase subunit 3 family protein has product MQSNAAAPAHPAGVPPVPQVAAHFASLDVQQHAARLGMWLFLATEILLFAGLFVIYANYRFMFHDGFAAASRHLDLMLGTVNTIVLITSSFTAAMAVHYAKEAKNKMVVVMFVLTILMALGFLVIKYFEYSHKFHVGQLPGPYFSDPNPELQVAGVPMYYAIYFLSTGLHGFHVVIGMIVLGWITIKANRNEFSGRNYTAVELGSMYWHLVDLVWIFLFPMLYLI; this is encoded by the coding sequence ATGCAGTCTAACGCCGCCGCCCCGGCCCACCCGGCCGGGGTCCCCCCCGTACCGCAGGTCGCCGCGCACTTCGCGTCGCTCGACGTGCAGCAGCACGCGGCCCGCCTGGGCATGTGGCTGTTCCTGGCCACGGAAATCCTGCTCTTCGCCGGTCTGTTCGTCATCTACGCGAACTACCGTTTCATGTTCCACGACGGGTTCGCGGCCGCCAGCCGGCACCTGGACCTGATGCTGGGCACCGTCAACACCATCGTGCTCATCACCTCCTCGTTCACCGCCGCCATGGCGGTGCACTACGCCAAGGAGGCGAAGAACAAGATGGTGGTGGTGATGTTCGTGCTCACCATCCTCATGGCGCTGGGCTTCCTCGTCATCAAGTACTTCGAGTACTCCCACAAGTTCCACGTGGGCCAGCTGCCCGGTCCGTACTTCTCCGATCCCAACCCCGAGCTGCAGGTGGCGGGCGTGCCGATGTACTACGCCATCTACTTCCTCTCGACGGGTCTGCACGGCTTCCACGTCGTCATCGGCATGATCGTGCTGGGGTGGATCACCATCAAGGCCAACCGCAACGAGTTCAGCGGCCGCAACTACACCGCGGTCGAGCTGGGCAGCATGTACTGGCACCTCGTGGACCTGGTGTGGATCTTCCTCTTCCCCATGCTGTACCTCATCTAA
- a CDS encoding c-type cytochrome: MRRLIPVAGLALAACNVPSEFLQRMEEQAKYEYYETSTFWADGRAMRTPPEGTVPRERLVGDPGLTTGRVAGQFVSALPQSLKVDRALLEEGQKKYNIVCAQCHGRLGDGNSVVAENMALRLPPSLQQIANKPDGHFYVAITEGYGVMPSFAGELNIQERWAVVAYVRALQRARTSSAGGTQPLPQENR, from the coding sequence ATGAGGCGGCTCATCCCCGTGGCCGGGCTCGCCCTGGCCGCTTGCAACGTTCCGTCCGAGTTCCTCCAGCGCATGGAGGAGCAGGCCAAGTACGAGTACTACGAGACGAGCACCTTCTGGGCGGACGGCCGTGCCATGCGCACCCCGCCCGAGGGCACCGTTCCCCGCGAGCGCCTGGTGGGTGACCCGGGCCTGACCACCGGCCGCGTCGCCGGCCAGTTCGTCAGCGCCCTGCCCCAGTCGCTCAAGGTGGATCGCGCGCTGCTCGAGGAAGGCCAGAAGAAGTACAACATCGTCTGCGCCCAGTGTCATGGTCGGCTCGGAGACGGCAACAGCGTGGTCGCCGAGAACATGGCGCTGCGTCTGCCGCCGTCCCTGCAGCAGATCGCCAACAAGCCGGATGGTCACTTCTACGTCGCCATCACCGAGGGCTACGGCGTGATGCCGTCCTTCGCGGGTGAGCTCAACATCCAGGAGCGTTGGGCCGTGGTGGCCTACGTTCGCGCGCTGCAGCGCGCCCGCACCTCGTCGGCGGGTGGCACGCAGCCGCTGCCTCAGGAGAACCGATGA
- the coxB gene encoding cytochrome c oxidase subunit II produces MNELLNKLLFLPEQASTFAERVDNLHYFVVSVTMLSSFVTGTAALYFFFRYRRRSDHQTTEYVIPSVKTEFLFVSLPLVFFLAWFVIGFRDFVFVQTPPKNAMDVYVMGKQWMWKFSYPEGPNGVNVLHVPANRPVRLLITSRDVLHSFFVPAFRIKMDAVPGRYTQTWFEATKPGTYQILCTEYCGLSHSKMLGEVVVLSEEEWDAWAKEQRKGSLQNRQDALADLSLEPEPARMADQGQKVAAEVGCFKCHTVNGEPHIGPTFQGMYGRTETLQDGTSLRVDEAYITQSMMDPGAHLVTGFPNVMPTFQGKLTGPQTAAIVEYIKTLRTPDIRTGASQGPVYEPIQ; encoded by the coding sequence ATGAACGAGTTGCTGAACAAACTCCTGTTCCTCCCGGAGCAGGCCTCGACCTTCGCGGAACGAGTGGACAACCTCCACTACTTCGTCGTCAGCGTGACGATGTTGAGCTCGTTCGTCACGGGCACCGCGGCTCTCTACTTCTTCTTCCGCTACCGGCGCCGCTCGGATCACCAGACGACGGAGTACGTCATCCCGTCGGTGAAGACGGAGTTCCTCTTCGTCTCGCTGCCGCTCGTCTTCTTCCTGGCGTGGTTCGTCATCGGCTTCCGGGACTTCGTCTTCGTGCAGACGCCGCCCAAGAACGCCATGGACGTCTACGTCATGGGCAAGCAGTGGATGTGGAAGTTCTCCTACCCGGAGGGCCCCAACGGCGTGAACGTGCTGCACGTGCCGGCCAACCGCCCGGTGCGTCTGCTCATCACCTCGCGCGACGTGCTCCACTCGTTCTTCGTCCCGGCCTTCCGCATCAAGATGGACGCGGTGCCGGGCCGCTACACGCAGACCTGGTTCGAGGCCACCAAGCCCGGCACGTACCAGATCCTCTGCACCGAGTACTGCGGCCTGTCTCACTCCAAGATGCTGGGTGAGGTGGTCGTCCTCTCCGAGGAGGAGTGGGACGCGTGGGCCAAGGAGCAGCGCAAGGGCAGCCTGCAGAACCGCCAGGACGCGCTCGCGGACCTGAGCCTCGAGCCCGAGCCCGCGCGCATGGCCGACCAGGGCCAGAAGGTCGCCGCCGAGGTGGGCTGCTTCAAGTGCCACACCGTCAATGGCGAGCCGCACATCGGCCCCACGTTCCAGGGTATGTACGGCCGCACGGAGACGCTGCAGGACGGCACCAGCCTGCGCGTGGACGAGGCCTACATCACCCAGTCCATGATGGACCCGGGAGCCCACCTGGTGACGGGCTTCCCCAACGTCATGCCCACCTTCCAGGGCAAGCTGACGGGACCGCAGACGGCGGCCATCGTCGAGTACATCAAGACCCTGCGCACCCCGGACATCCGCACCGGTGCCTCACAAGGACCTGTCTATGAGCCCATCCAGTAG
- a CDS encoding DUF3341 domain-containing protein yields MSADSKVLDSWFLAEFATPEALVDATRQMREKYGYEGMDTYSPYPLHGGSEALGLPPSRVPFIALGGALTGMATAIAMMAYMNGYDYPINVGGRPIYSLPAYVPITFELTVLFAAFGIFFGLLGLSRLPQPYHPVYEHEAFRTATTHGYWLSVPKTVSVQADTIMEQLKSLGATQVTVVTGEKE; encoded by the coding sequence ATGTCCGCTGACAGCAAGGTCCTGGACAGCTGGTTCCTCGCCGAGTTCGCCACGCCCGAGGCCCTGGTGGATGCCACCCGGCAGATGCGGGAGAAGTACGGCTACGAGGGGATGGACACCTATTCTCCCTACCCGCTGCACGGCGGGTCGGAGGCCCTCGGTCTGCCCCCCTCGCGCGTGCCCTTCATCGCGCTGGGCGGCGCCCTCACCGGCATGGCCACGGCCATCGCGATGATGGCGTACATGAACGGCTACGACTACCCCATCAACGTGGGTGGCCGTCCCATCTACAGCCTGCCGGCGTACGTCCCCATCACCTTCGAGCTCACCGTGTTGTTCGCGGCGTTCGGAATCTTCTTCGGTCTGCTGGGGCTCAGCCGGCTGCCCCAGCCCTACCACCCGGTCTATGAGCACGAGGCCTTCCGTACGGCGACCACGCACGGCTATTGGCTGAGCGTGCCGAAGACCGTCAGCGTGCAGGCGGACACCATCATGGAGCAGCTCAAGTCGCTGGGCGCGACCCAGGTGACGGTCGTGACGGGAGAGAAGGAATGA
- a CDS encoding cytochrome C oxidase subunit IV family protein produces MSAIANESSKEAQEMRHEQHSGPGVYVIIWVALMILTVVTVVTGRMHMPDWGLALALVIASVKGTLVALYFMHLSEHQGANRLVFGCSMLFVVLLLLFTLFDIGTRFRPTLAPNGHPSQWPVATGQSLPYEGTQGPAPLVPTH; encoded by the coding sequence ATGTCCGCGATCGCGAATGAGTCGTCCAAGGAAGCACAGGAAATGCGGCACGAGCAGCACTCGGGCCCCGGCGTCTACGTCATCATCTGGGTGGCGCTGATGATCCTCACCGTCGTCACGGTGGTGACGGGTCGCATGCACATGCCCGACTGGGGTCTGGCGCTGGCGCTGGTGATCGCCTCGGTGAAGGGCACCCTGGTGGCGCTCTACTTCATGCACCTGTCCGAGCACCAGGGCGCCAACCGGCTCGTGTTCGGCTGCTCCATGCTGTTCGTGGTGCTGCTGCTGCTCTTCACGCTGTTCGACATCGGCACGCGCTTCCGTCCCACGCTGGCGCCCAACGGCCACCCCTCGCAGTGGCCGGTCGCCACGGGCCAGTCCCTCCCCTACGAGGGCACGCAAGGTCCGGCGCCGTTGGTTCCGACCCACTGA